From a region of the Oscarella lobularis chromosome 7, ooOscLobu1.1, whole genome shotgun sequence genome:
- the LOC136188949 gene encoding fibroblast growth factor receptor 3-like produces MIVVLTLIFLRFAQNVSAAQPCYGVYLCVSKRPLAQSSSSLQLIQNAVGCIVGNGELSSELQQGNAFWQSLVIPKEVSYIPFQMWTRRRYTALNYSYTAVIGNSNVVSKIQMSFPYGKNLLTTGEIPYIGNKAVEEAINSTRFLISFICASNGYTPTTLKFVITGRDQLGSRTCKTEGEFSIKKSCLGLFPDVNTDSTYGSTGISNSTDSSTTTFLTESLPSALSPSPTAGIADEATSFTSSTTSGTHPSSTGLSMIWAICISVAVIVVLLVAITTGVLVHRKRKKERQRQNQRQNQRLASAATVQSALSMQELWEINPGNVRLDNQIGKGAFSIVYRGAYYSERDDSSTVVAVKCLRADSQTSEKEMLLKEIELLKDMEQHRNLLTMKGCCTVSPDTPIMLIMEYMNMGNLLNHLRENRFLKCDREECEERLSNPNILSCIHNEKVKEFLDECLVITYQVSRGMEWMEKQHYVHRDLAARNVLLHALDDKRIIAKISDFGLARNVYESEMVREGADEQKPTKWTAPEGLLDDVFTIKSDVWSFGVVLWEVASLGSVPYPGLEKQVLVSMLEKGHRMDKPEDCSDELYLLMVRCWQSSPDKRPRFEEIRAKLEEMVTTTKGYTDLGNTENITCGDSPETFGESAYCDFYRLN; encoded by the exons ATGATAGTCGTTCtcactttgatttttctacGTTTCGCGCAAAATGTTTCCGCCGCTCAACCATGCTATGGCGTGTACTTGTGCGTGAGTAAGCGGCCTCTGGCTCAGTCAAGCAGCAGTCTTCAATTGA ttcAAAATGCGGTTGGATGCATTGTTGGAAATGGGGAACTGAGTAGCGAGCTTCAACAAGGCAACGCTTTCTGGCAATCACTCGTTATTCCTAAAGAAGTTTCTTATATTCCTTTTCAAATGTGGACTAGGAGACGCTATACTGCC CTGAATTACTCTTATACTGCTGTGATTGGAAACTCTAACGTTGTGTCGAAAATTCAGATGTCTTTTCCTTATGGTAAGAACTTGCTTACAACCGGCGAAATACCGTACATAGGTAATAAGGCAGTAGAAGAGGCAATCAATTCTACGA GATTTTTGATCTCGTTTATCTGTGCATCAAATGGATATACACCCACGACTCTCAAATTCGTTATAACGGGACGCGATCAGTTGGGCAGCAGGACGTGCAAAACGGAAGGAGAATTTTCTATAAAGAAATCATGTTTAG GTCTTTTTCCAGACGTCAATACTGACAGCACCTATGGCAGCACTGGCATCAGCAACAGCACTGACAGCTCTACTACTACTTTTCTGACAGAATCCTTACCAAGTGCACTCAGCCCCAGCCCTACTGCTGGTATTGCAGATGAGGCAACCAGTTTCACTAGTAGTACTACGTCTGGCACTCATCCATCCTCAACCGGACTATCCATGATTTGGGCTATTTGTATCAGTGTTGCTGTGATTGTCGTACTACTTGTGGCAATAACTACAGGTGTATTGGTCCatcggaaaagaaaaaaggagcgACAACGTCAGAATCAACGCCAGAATCAACGTCTCGCCAGTGCCGCTACTGTACAATCTGCACTTAGCATGCAAGAACTTTGGGAAATCAACCCGGGCAATGTACGACTTGACAACCAAATCGGAAAGGGTGCATTTTCAATAGTTTACAGAGGAGCATATTATTCTGAAAGAGACGACAGCTCCACAGTTGTAGCTGTCAAATGCCTGCGAG CTGACAGCCAGACGTCAGAGAAGGAAATGCTTTTGAAAGAGATTGAGTTATTGAAAGACATGGAGCAGCATCGTAACCTACTAACAATGAAAGGATGTTGCACCGTTTCTCCTGATACTCCGATTATGCTAATAATGGAGTACATGAACATGGGAAATCTGCTCAACCATCTCAgagaaaatcgttttcta AAATGCGATCGTGAAGAATGTGAAGAACGCTTGAGCAACCCCAATATACTGAGCTGCATTCATAACGAGAAAGTAAAAGAGTTTCTAGACGAGTGTCTTGTAATTACCTATCAGGTGTCTCGAGGAATG GAGTGGATGGAGAAACAGCACTACGTGCATAGAGACTTGGCTGCACGCAATGTTCTACTTCACGCCTTAGATGACAAACGCATCATAGCCAAAATCTCAGACTTTGGCTTGGCCAGAAATGTATATGAATCAGAAATGGTTCGGGAAGGCGCAGATGAACAAAAGCCTACTAAATGGACTGCTCCAGAGGGTCTACTCGACGACGTATTTACTATCAAAAGTGACGT ATGGTCATTTGGTGTCGTTCTTTGGGAAGTTGCATCTCTTG GGAGTGTTCCATACCCTGGACTGGAGAAGCAAGTCTTAGTGTCAATGCTTGAGAAAGGACACAGAATGGACAAGCCTGAGGACTGCAGTGATGAATT GTATCTACTGATGGTTCGGTGCTGGCAATCGTCGCCCGACAAACGTCCACGATTTGAAGAGATCAGAGCGAAGTTGGAAGAAATGGTAACAACAACAAAAGGTTACACCGACTTGGGCAATACGGAAAACATTACGTGTGGGGATTCCCCCGAAACATTCGGGGAGTCTGCATACTGTGACTTTTACCGTCTGAACTGA
- the LOC136188950 gene encoding uncharacterized protein — protein sequence MEEIFLETNVTLNPNLASLPEISNYLDRLTSPDTGDASIRVMKVPGDRGVTLKGAWTRIERCRLDMKAILENETGDEPAKTWETDDHDDDDDDYDSDSSPPPSVEISVDPRVMRHLRKKHGPELERAIKDNDGEFSWDGKAPLVVIKAHDDDSLAELREKFDLLYCIAQSERTLIKETKKNPKDHRAPEMELEPDILMTHKSQEGIQLIIVRGNIIDQHVDAIVSPADPKLQHRHTLAKSIAQAAGDELRDDCASQIAACGDLELGTAVASSGGNLHCSSVIHAVGPANHGSIWRDLRNACVNSFRVAASLKFQSVAVPLLGFVSSTSDVARMASIMFEAFDTFSFRNPGCSVDEIRFVDDDVGAVGAWCEEMQRRYGRGYDYESFAQAGPRPRVQAESLAFSPPSGSSREDFKDDVDSGDERSRCPICLAPIDESKRLDCGHTFCTICVEQELQVRSKCPVCKRPYGEQLQPEARGLQPEGTMSVRKGGFCLPGHDGFGTITITYHFQGGIQGSEHPRPGRRYGGTTRSAYLPDSPEGNEILGLLRKAFDAKLIFTIGTSETTGIEDQITWSDISHKTSQHGGPTQFGYPDPVYLSIVKEELAAKGIR from the exons ATGGAAGAA ATATTCTTGGAAACGAACGTGACCCTAAACCCCAATTTGGCATCTCTTCCAGAAATCAGCAACTATCTCGATCGCCTAACATCTCCTGATACCGGAGACGCGAGCATTCGGGTAATGAAAGTTCCAGGGGACAGAGGGGTCACTCTGAAAGGGGCGTGGACTCGAATCGAGCGATGTCGCCTCGATATGAAAGCGATATTGGAAAACGAAACCGGGGACGAACCAGCGAAAACGTGGGAAACCGAcgatcacgacgacgacgacgacgattacgaTTCCGATTCGTCTCCGCCACCGTCCGTCGAGATTTCAGTCGATCCTCGCGTCATGCGTCATCTACGAAAGAAACACGGACCGGAGTTAGAAAGGGCTATCAAGGATAACGACGGCGAGTTCTCGTGGGACGGCAAGGCGCCGTTGGTCGTCATCAAAGCGCACGATGACGACTCATTGGCTGAATTGAGAGAAAAGTTCGATCTACTCTACTGCATAGCTCAAAGCGAGAGGACCCTGATCAAAGAGACTAAAAAGAATCCAAAGGATCACCGGGCCCCCGAAATGGAACTCGAGCCAGACATCCTAATGACTCACAAGTCACAGGAAGGGATACAATTGATCATTGTGAGAGGCAATATCATCGACCAGCACGTCGATGCGATCGTCAGCCCCGCTGACCCTAAGCTCCAGCACAGACACACACTGGCAAAATCAATTGCCCAAGCAGCTGGAGATGAATTAAGAGATGACTGTGCTAGTCAAATCGCCGCCTGTGGCGACCTGGAATTGGGAACGGCTGTTGCAAGCAGTGGAGGAAACCTTCACTGCAGCAGCGTAATCCATGCCGTTGGACCAGCCAATCATGGATCGATATGGAGGGATCTTCGCAATGCCTGCGTCAATAGTTTTCGAGTGGCTGCTTCGCTGAAATTTCAATCTGTCGCCGTTCCGCTGCTTGGTTTCGTCTCTTCGACTTCGGACGTCGCTAGAATGGCGTCGATTATGTTTGAAGCGTTTGatacgttttcttttcgaaatcCCGGATGTTCGGTGGACGAAATTCGTTTcgtggacgacgacgtcggcgcggTGGGCGCCTGGTGCGAGGAAATGCAGCGGCGCTACGGCCGCGGCTACGATTACGAGAGCTTCGCCCAGGCGGGGCCCCGTCCGAGGGTTCAGGCGGAGTCGCTTGCTTTCTCTCCTCCTTCAGGTTCTTCTCGCGAGGACTtcaaggacgacgtcgattccggCGACGAACGTTCGCGGTGTCCCATTTGCCTTGCACcgatcgacgagtcgaaacGACTTGACTGCGGGCACACGTTCTGTACCATCTGCGTCGAACAGGAATTACAGGTTCGGTCCAAATGTCCCGTTTGTAAGCGCCCGTACGGTGAACAGTTGCAACCGGAAGCGCGCGGGTTGCAACCGGAAGGAACGATGTCTGTGAGAAAAGGTGGCTTCTGTCTTCCGGGTCACGACGGTTTTGGAACGATTACGATTACGTATCATTTTCAAGGAGGAATTCAGGGATCTGAGCACCCCCGGCCCGGACGACGATACGGCGGTACGACAAGAAGTGCCTACCTACCTGATTCTCCTGAAGGAAATGAAATCCTTGGGCTTCTACGGAAGGCGTTTGACGCTAAATTGATCTTCACTATTGGCACATCTGAAACAACTGGGATAGAGGACCAGATTACCTGGAGTGATATCTCTCACAAGACCAGTCAGCATGGGGGGCCAACACA ATTTGGATATCCTGATCCAGTGTACCTTAGCATAGTCAAAGAAGAACTCGCAGCGAAAGGAATAAGATGA
- the LOC136188956 gene encoding apocarotenoid-15,15'-oxygenase-like: MAEETLPGARRGWKSIEEETDYWIPEADVIGKIPKDLHGTLLRNGPGVNSVYGTQLKHPIDGDGMVCALSFVDGRVHFRSRFVSTQSRRDESRAGALIYPGQMGTRRERGIVALACDAFLTFVRGPTSQMFEYRNPSNTSVFYWGGKILTTYETSLPHCLDPYTLTTLGPDDLGGKLRLGVMAAHFRFDTLQKPIKLCCFGIQPHLTRPADIHFYEFDDKWNCVNVEHSVEGLNYAHDFLLLPHYYVVHMTPFVKVTMSQAWKWKLGLSSPGEDMKYYPDLPSRFVFIPRPNHPDPRAAIISVDADPFHIFHFGTGYQQGSDVFFTAVCLGRQFNMTFDEQIALSNISIAPGRVYKFHVNLSTRTCVGLQADSASVEFPTVNPYRHGQKSGQYSYLMANDRKNENLPYRDVVKFDFYGLQRQVWSSHGVIGEPVFAPRNTFVRSSSSDDDDGYVLVQLYDPAVHRTEFVVLDARRVNDGPIARIRLKHHIPYGFHGSFTSECFVRPLPRPGILDTAATLFLSAKL; the protein is encoded by the exons ATGGCCGAGGAAACGCTTCCCGGAGCGCGACGTGGCTggaaatcgatcgaagagGAAACGGACTACTGGATTCCCGAAGCAGACGTCATCGGCAAGATTCCAAAAGACCTCCACGGCACTCTTCTACGCAACGGGCCGGGCGTCAACAGCGTCTACGGCACTCAACTGAAGCATC cgatcgacggcgacggaatgGTCTGCGCTCtgtctttcgtcgacggtcgcGTTCACTTTCGATCGCGATTCGTTTCGACTCagtcgcgtcgcgacgaatcgcgagCGGGCGCCCTCATCTATCCGGGCCAAATGGGAACGCGTCGCGAGCGCGGAATTGTCGCGTTGGCGTGCGACGCCTTTCTGACTTTCGTACGAGGTCCAACGTCGCAAATGTTCGAATACAGAAATCCGTCGAATACGAGCGTTTTCTATTGGGGAGGCAAG attttgacGACGTATGAGACGTCTCTTCCTCACTGTCTCGATCCTTACACCCTCACTACTCTCGGTCCCGATGATTTGGGTGGCAAGTTGAGACTCGGCGTCATGGCTGCTCATTTTCGCTTTGACACATTGCAAAAGCCTATT AAACTTTGCTGTTTTGGTATACAACCGCATCTGACGAGGCCAGCCGACATACATTTCTACGAGTTTGACGATAAATGGAATTGCGTGAACGTCGAACATTCCGTCGAGGGGCTCAACTATGCTCACGATTTTCTACTGTTACCTCACTACTACGTCGTTCACATGACTCCGTTTGTGAAAGTGACGATGTCGCAAGCCTGGAAATGGAAGTTAG GTCTGTCTTCGCCTGGCGAGGATATGAAATATTATCCCGATTTGCCGTCtcgtttcgtcttcatccCGCGGCCCAATCATCCCGATCCGCGCGCGGCAATAATTTCAGTCGACGCAGATCCTTTCCAC ATTTTTCACTTTGGCACTGGATATCAACAGGGATCCGACGTCTTCTTTACAGCCGTTTGCCTTGGACGTCAATTCAATATGACATTTGACGAGCAAATCGCACTCTCCAACATCAGCATTGCACCCGGTCGCGTCTACAAATTTCACGTCAACTTATCAACTCGCACCTGCGTCGGGCTGCAAGCGGATTCGGCTAGCGTGGAATTTCCGACCGTCAATCCATACAGACACGGGCAGAAATCAGGTCAATACTCATACCTCATGGCCAACGacagaaagaacgaaaatcTTCCTTATAGAGATGTCGTGAAG TTCGACTTTTACGGCCTCCAACGGCAAGTTTGGTCTTCTCACGGCGTCATCGGAGAGCCGGTCTTTGCCCCAAGAAACACTTTCGTCAGGTCATCCAgctctgacgacgacgacggctacgTTTTGGTTCAGCTCTACGACCCGGCTGTGCATCGAACGGAATTCGTTGTTCTCGATGCTCGTCGAGTGAACGATGGACCGATCGCTCGAATTCGACTCAAGCACCACATTCCGTACGGTTTTCACGGCAGCTTTACGTCCGAATGTTTTGTTCGGCCCCTGCCAAGGCCAGGAATACTGGACACCGCGGCAACATTATTTTTATCGGCTAAGCTTTAA